AGAATCATGTACTCTCCATCTGTGCTATGACCTGGGACAACTGCAGCCATGTTCAGCTTCTGCTATTGGTGGATATCTCATGGAGTCTCTCTCTTTATAGCGGTTGATTGGATCGATCGAAATTCTCAAATTTTACTTGAAAGTGAAGCCTTCGAAGCTCTTCGTCTAGATTTGTGGCGAGTTGACCATCTCAGGTTCAATTATTCGGGTTCGGTCAGTGCGCACTAGTTATGGAAATTTGGCAAGGAGCTTCGGACTCAACTTGCAGTTCAAATCCCTAAAATTAACAAATATCACAAATCTAACAAATAATGCAAGCCTACGTGCTTAACAAACAAAGGAGCAGAACTGGCATCGGAAGAACAACTTAAAGGGACATGAAAATATAGGCACTTATCATATCAATACTTCGAGCATTGTTTTACATCAGTTATTATCCAAGCAATACTACCTCCCTCGCCAACAAGAAAATTCATAGTAAAGACATTCGATAGATTCAGGCATATTGGACGAGACTGCAAAAGCATCAATCGAGACGATCCTGGGAGTGTAACTGGAATTGTGATTACTCTTCACAGCTGTTGATCTAAACTGTAAACTTGCCCTTGCTTTGGCTTTCCTGTGGCAAGGAACTTTACATGATATGGTAGTCCGAAACCATACTGAATCCAGCAAGCAAGATATACATGCCTGCCACCAAAGGTAAGAGCTTCCCCCGGTCTAGTTAGAAATATATCATGGCTCAACATTGTTCTCCCTGCTAGTGTGAGGAACACAGAATGGGATGCATGTATTGGTTTACGAAAATGACCATCATATGCGGTATCTTCCCCAGAAGCCTTTCTTTCTCTTGGATTCGCTTTCAGATTTTGACCTTGATGGTCTGCCAAGAGAGAAATGTCGCCTCAAGCCAAATGAGGACTTAGTGCTAGAACTAGCTCCATCATTGAGTCCAACTCCAGTGGTCGGTTGGCTTTCGTAAAGTAGTGCTTTTCCCTGGGTGTCATTGTCAGCTGCTCCAATCCTTGAGAGTCTGTTCTTAGCCTTGGCTTCAGCTTTCTTAAACAATTTGGCCACAGATTTTTCTCCATGTGCACAGAGAGGGCACGGTGGGTCATATTGGTCGATTTCAGTCGTCATTTTCTCCAAACACCCAGTGTGATAGAGGTGCCCACAAACCAAAATGGCAACCACACAATGGTCTGTTAATAGAGTCGAGCATATTCTGCAAGTCTGTTGATCAGAACTGCTATGTGTTCTTTGATGAGAATATGAGCTGGAAATCTTAGTGCCAGTGGGAGTGAGGTTATCACTATCGAATGACCATCTCTCCCTATTTGAAGAAGCCACCAGCTCAGAAAATGTTCGCATGGACCAACCATCTGAAGATCCGCCATGAGAACCTCCAGTGGAAAAGTCATTGCTGCAGAAAGAGAGAACAAATGACTGCCTCCCCTCAGGAGAGCTGTTTTTGTTAAGCGACTGTAGAGAAGGGATTCTGCTGTCAGAGATCTGCCGAGACAGTTGATAGCCCGGCGACCGGCGAGCCTTTCTTGAAGAAGTTGGATCGAATGGAAGCCGACGACACCTTGAAGATGATGGATCTGCTGTGTATGAAGGGGAAGGAGTTGAAGGCACTGAGAATGTTGACTTCATATCAGAAGTGCTTGGTGCCAAGAATGAAGGCATAGGAGAGCTCTTTCTCTGGAAATTGAACAAGATGGACAACAAGTTCACTAAGTTCACAGCAACCAAACTGTGATGATGATATGgaaatatatatacacacatatgcAATCTCACCTTAGGGGATGATGTGCTTCCATTCGATTGATCATCTGTTGAATGAAAATAATGTTATTCAAATTCATGTAGAAAGAGACTTGTACCTAACTAAAATCTGTAACTAGGTTCCCCTTTCTTTGAGAATGGCTACCAAAGAAGTAATCCCTCATCAAACAACTATTACCAGACTTATCATATGTTGATCTGATAACAAATAAAAACGTATATACGAAGCAACTCCTTAGCCAAAAAACAATCAGCAGTTATCTTGTTGGTCATGGTATTCATAGGAAGCTTAGGAATTCTCATTTAACCAATGTGAACAATAAGATGGgcaatggaaaaaaaaaacataatagtCTATCTTAACATCCAAATTGAGGAAAAATCATATATttataaaaccaaaaaattataaatttacctTGCAGGACTCACATGTGATTAGAGTTGACAATTAAATATTCTGATTACTAAGATTACCTCAACTACAACAATGGTTAGTTTATCACAGATTAGGACAAAATTATCAATAGACATTTTAAATGTTAAAACCACTAAGCAAGTAATGATTTACAAGTTAGAGCAATAACTTGGATCAAAACACAGATAATGACAGGCAAATAAGTAAACTATCACAATTTTGAGTTGGTAATAAATTTGATAGAGCAAGAATCATTTGAAAGTAAGCAAACATAGATCCATGAGAATCGATAAACAAAATAGATCAGTGAGAAATGGCATTTTGGAGACAAACAGCACCCTCTCTTTGAGAAGACTGAGCAACCTCTTTAGTTGACACAATCTGGGATGTCTTGGAAGAGTTAACACTGATGATGAAAT
This region of Zingiber officinale cultivar Zhangliang chromosome 9A, Zo_v1.1, whole genome shotgun sequence genomic DNA includes:
- the LOC122018925 gene encoding uncharacterized protein LOC122018925 isoform X1, whose translation is MGANCCVAVKDKHSPNLAQLDVSLSTYRNIRHSPTWSFRWDNRTHIEVVMDNTPQISHHLDAGNEVKNELLTEAERLSDKAGPSTAFQSQKSEKSIRNGSAGMATNDTSDDQSNGSTSSPKRKSSPMPSFLAPSTSDMKSTFSVPSTPSPSYTADPSSSRCRRLPFDPTSSRKARRSPGYQLSRQISDSRIPSLQSLNKNSSPEGRQSFVLSFCSNDFSTGGSHGGSSDGWSMRTFSELVASSNRERWSFDSDNLTPTGTKISSSYSHQRTHSSSDQQTCRICSTLLTDHCVVAILVCGHLYHTGCLEKMTTEIDQYDPPCPLCAHGEKSVAKLFKKAEAKAKNRLSRIGAADNDTQGKALLYESQPTTGVGLNDGASSSTKSSFGLRRHFSLGRPSRSKSESESKRKKGFWGRYRI
- the LOC122018925 gene encoding uncharacterized protein LOC122018925 isoform X2; this translates as MDNTPQISHHLDAGNEVKNELLTEAERLSDKAGPSTAFQSQKSEKSIRNGSAGMATNDTSDDQSNGSTSSPKRKSSPMPSFLAPSTSDMKSTFSVPSTPSPSYTADPSSSRCRRLPFDPTSSRKARRSPGYQLSRQISDSRIPSLQSLNKNSSPEGRQSFVLSFCSNDFSTGGSHGGSSDGWSMRTFSELVASSNRERWSFDSDNLTPTGTKISSSYSHQRTHSSSDQQTCRICSTLLTDHCVVAILVCGHLYHTGCLEKMTTEIDQYDPPCPLCAHGEKSVAKLFKKAEAKAKNRLSRIGAADNDTQGKALLYESQPTTGVGLNDGASSSTKSSFGLRRHFSLGRPSRSKSESESKRKKGFWGRYRI